From one Oncorhynchus keta strain PuntledgeMale-10-30-2019 chromosome 30, Oket_V2, whole genome shotgun sequence genomic stretch:
- the LOC118363672 gene encoding tubulin beta-4B chain-like, producing the protein MREIVHLQAGQCGNQIGAKFWEVISDEHGIDPTGTYHGDSDLQLERINVYYNEATGGKYVPRAILVDLEPGTMDSVRSGPFGQIFRPDNFVFGQSGAGNNWAKGHYTEGAELVDSVLDVVRKEAESCDCLQGFQLTHSLGGGTGSGMGTLLISKIREEYPDRIMNTFSVVPSPKVSDTVVEPYNATLSVHQLVENTDETYCIDNEALYDICFRTLKLTTPTYGDLNHLVSATMSGVTTCLRFPGQLNADLRKLAVNMVPFPRLHFFMPGFAPLTSRGSQQYRALTVPELTQQMFDAKNMMAACDPRHGRYLTVAAIFRGRMSMKEVDEQMLNVQNKNSSYFVEWIPNNVKTAVCDIPPRGLKMAATFIGNSTAIQELFKRISEQFTAMFRRKAFLHWYTGEGMDEMEFTEAESNMNDLVSEYQQYQDATAEEEGEFEEEGEEDMG; encoded by the exons ATGAGGGAGATTGTTCATCTGCAGGCCGGTCAATGTGGAAATCAGATCGGTGCCAAG TTTTGGGAGGTTATCAGTGACGAGCATGGAATAGACCCAACAGGCACTTATCATGGAGATAGCGATCTGCAGCTTGAGAGAATCAACGTGTACTATAATGAGGCAACAG GTGGCAAGTATGTTCCTCGTGCCATTCTAGTTGATCTGGAGCCTGGCACGATGGACTCTGTCCGCTCTGGACCATTCGGCCAAATATTCAGACCGGACAACTTTGTCTTTG gacagagtggtgcaggtAACAACTGGGCAAAGGGCCATTACACTGAGGGAGCAGAGCTGGTAGACTCGGTCCTGGATGTGGTGAGAAAGGAAGCCGAGAGCTGCGACTGTCTTCAGGGTTTCCAGCTCACCCACTCCCTTGGAGGCGGCACAGGCTCTGGTATGGGTACCCTGTTGATTAGCAAGATCCGTGAGGAGTACCCTGACCGCATCATGAACACCTTCAGTGTGGTGCCCTCCCCCAAAGTGTCAGACACTGTGGTGGAGCCCTACAATGCCACCCTGTCTGTGCATCAGCTAGTGGAGAACACTGACGAGACTTATTGCATCGACAACGAGGCCTTGTATGACATCTGCTTTCGCACTCTGAAGCTGACAACTCCCACTTACGGGGACCTCAACCACCTGGTGTCAGCCACCATGAGTGGTGTCACCACCTGCCTGCGCTTCCCCGGCCAGCTCAACGCCGACCTACGTAAGCTAGCTGTCAACATGGTCCCATTCCCCCGCCTGCATTTCTTCATGCCAGGCTTTGCTCCACTCACCAGCAGAGGCAGCCAGCAGTACAGAGCGCTGACGGTGCCTGAACTCACCCAGCAGATGTTCGATGCCAAGAACATGATGGCTGCCTGCGACCCCCGTCACGGCCGCTACCTCACTGTGGCCGCCATTTTCCGTGGCCGCATGTCCATGAAGGAGGTGGACGAGCAGATGCTGAATGTGCAGAACAAAAACAGCAGCTACTTCGTCGAATGGATCCCCAACAATGTCAAGACAGCAGTCTGCGACATCCCGCCCCGCGGCCTTAAAATGGCCGCTACCTTCATCGGCAATAGCACGGCCATCCAGGAGCTGTTTAAGCGCATCTCTGAGCAGTTCACAGCCATGTTCCGCCGCAAGGCGTTCCTGCACTGGTACACCGGAGAGGGCATGGACGAGATGGAGTTCACCGAGGCCGAGAGCAACATGAACGACCTGGTATCTGAGTACCAGCAGTACCAGGATGCCACCGCCGAGGAGGAGGGCGAGtttgaagaggagggagaagaggatatGGGTTAG